The proteins below are encoded in one region of Pleuronectes platessa chromosome 14, fPlePla1.1, whole genome shotgun sequence:
- the rev1 gene encoding DNA repair protein REV1 isoform X1, with protein sequence MSRDVWIKKKAKASDDSGWAEMGGYMAAKVSKLEEQFKLDAPREKQKQGICSNIFSGVAIYVNGYTDPSADELRRLMMLHGGQFHVYYSRSKITHIIATNLPNSKIQELKGEKIIRPQWITDSVKAGHLLPYLQYQLYTKHKGPLFPGMPLRQISEIAGPSNGPLQPSVKPKLHLQQHSVQHSAPKHDHPSSSHQNEANPTPSHSQPQSLQRSSAAFVMSPQPSHLASSHLNIDPSHRDPLPAHSMLNPSSTKPPQSPLQTPHRRLSNQRAGQQQPQSNTCQSGCKEVELKVNGSLQTSADVIMSHSKMNKMQQCGKDLYPQAVKQVPLTNGHVHHVNGALKPEDLSPVSDDPSVDEELPDYRVQSPDIKPQNRPVQCQAIPDPYEFPHSPPKQSDQWPVCLEESGSQAANEQRHKPPPPSYQEAIKATESHLIPKQLQPSLQVDSPPEKTHLSSASQSLSHSHVRLNGSHHTAFSSDPTSFNTTITDKPPSSSSSAGKSSAQLQTKTNDLISEFYSHSRLHQISTWRTGFSEYVNDLHSKRKAAGGASFPGKERLRKCVALRSSDSQGTSAATNVKSCILHVDMDCFFVSVGIRHRPDLKGKPVAVTSNRGQARVPLRPGANPQLEQQYYQRKHTLPPTERSDEDLPSTPSQQSPESHVNGVDLDPAVMSMAEIASCSYEARQAGVKNGMFFGKAKKLCPSLQSVPYDFEAYKEVALSMYETLASYTHDIEALSCDEVLIDGSALLTELGINADDLAEAIRADIKEKSGCCASVGMGSNILLARLATRRAKPDGQYFLKSEEVDDFIRDLPVTSLPGVGPVMGRKLAAMSVRSCGDLQQLSLSQLQKKFGPRTGQTLFRFSRGLDDRPVRYEKERKSVSAEMNYNIRFTRIDEAESFLNNLSMEVQRRLQEAGLRGRRVTLKVMVRKVGAPLESAKYGGHGICDNLARTVMLPQCTDSGQLIATAVMKLFHAMKLQVQDLRGVGIQVQLLEGHHSGPQDSTCQGTRSIKELLLGQGSAKTHNRGSSRVVGAAENGTHQEKTQTAASSSDPTTHPLSPPEPVPGTSKDQQARTPKNPRARLNFSIEIPSPSQVDRSVLEALPADLREQVEQSWGHRDRRPNNHRSPSPQMPAPPPPPPQSASLKTCPTSPPRPPASGPALNAPPFGTLVLQIPNQPDTPGIVLELPHFSQVDPDVFAALPKELQDELKSAYNRITVQPQTKMLEQKNPLMQLKQSGAGTGVGRMKRRYKRKNAASPVKKGPSPTKRRHTTNSPAKTLPPLTTSRGSNMVKTENVPSASPSKPDIPESLTKFIPRPSPALAGACDLTDIKTLLREWVTSITEPMEEDILQVVKYCTDLIEDKDLEMLDLVMKYMKRLMQQSVESVWCMAFDFILDNVQVVVQQAYGSTLKMA encoded by the exons ATGAGTCGAGATGTATGGATTAAGAAGAAAGCCAAAGCCAGTGATGACAGTGGTTGGGCTGAAATG GGCGGCTACATGGCGGCCAAGGTCTCCAAGCTGGAAGAGCAGTTTAAGCTTGACGCCCCCAGGGAAAAACAGAAGCAAGGCATATGCTCCAACATCTTCAGCGGAGTGGCCATTTATGTCAATGGCTACACAG ATCCAAGTGCGGATGAGCTGCGGAGACTGATGATGCTGCACGGAGGCCAGTTCCACGTCTACTACTCGCGCTCCAAGATCACACACATCATCGCCACCAACTTGCCCAACAGTAAAATCCAGGAGCTCAAAGGGGAGAAGATCATCAGACCGCAGTGGATCACAGACAG TGTGAAGGCTGGGCATCTCCTGCCATACCTGCAGTACCAGCTGTACACCAAACACAAAGGGCCGCTCTTCCCTGGCATGCCGCTGCGCCAGATCTCCGAGATCGCAGGACCGAGCAACGGGCCGCTGCAGCCCAGCGTCAAACCGaagctccacctgcagcagcacagcgTACAACACTCTGCGCCCAAACATGACCACCCGTCATCCAGCCACCAGAATGAAGCCAACCCAACACCCAGCCACAGCCAACCTCAGTCCCTCCAGCGCAGCTCTGCAGCTTTCGTCATGAGCCCCCAGCCAAGTCACTTAGCTTCCAGTCACCTCAATATAGACCCCAGTCACAGAGACCCTTTACCCGCCCACTCAATGTTAAACCCAAGCAGCACAAAGCCCCCACAGTCTCCTCTTCAGACACCTCACCGTCGTCTCAGCAATCAGAGAGCCGGCCAACAGCAACCTCAGAGCAACACCTGCCAGAGCGGCTGCAAGGAAGTGGAATTAAAAGT AAATGGATCCTTGCAGACCTCAGCTGACGTGATAATGAGCCATTCCAAAATGAACAAAATGCAACAGTGTGGCAAAGATCTTTACCCACAGGCGGTAAAGCAAGTGCCCCTGACCAATGGACACGTTCATCATGTTAATGGTGCCTTAAAACCAGAGGACCTGTCTCCTGTTTCAGACGACCCCTCTGTCGACGAGGAACTGCCTGACTACAGAGTCCAGAGTCCGGATATTAAACCTCAGAATCGTCCGGTGCAGTGTCAGGCCATACCCGACCCGTATGAGTTTCCCCACAGTCCTCCGAAGCAATCTGACCAGTGGCCTGTCTGTTTGGAGGAGTCCGGCTCTCAAGCAGCCAACGAGCAGAGACATAAACCACCGCCACCCTCCTACCAGGAGGCTATCAAAGCCACCGAAAGCCACCTAATCCCAAAACAGCTTCAGCCATCCCTCCAGGTGGATTCACCCCCTGAAAAGACTCATCTATCCTCCGCATCGCAATCTCTTTCACATTCCCATGTTCGACTGAACGGAAGTCACCACACTGCCTTTTCATCAGATCCTACATCGTTCAATACAACCATCACTGACAAGCCGCCATCATCATCCTCGTCGGCGGGCAAGTCTTCAGCTCAGCTGCAGACAAAGACGAATGATTTGATCTCCGAGTTCTACTCTCACTCACGTTTACACCAGATCTCCACGTGGAGGACCGGCTTCTCTGAGTATGTCAATGACCTGCACAGCAAACGGAAAGCAGCAGGGGGCGCCTCCTTTCCAGGGAAAGAGCGACTAAGGAAATGTGTGGCACTGCGCTCTTCAGACAGTCAAG gtacaTCAGCAGCCACAAATGTTAAATCTTGTATCCTTCACGTGGACATGgattgtttctttgtgtctgtggggATCCGACATCGACCGGACCTCAAAG GAAAGCCTGTCGCTGTGACCAGTAACCGTGGACAGGCCAGAGTGCCCCTTAGACCAGGGGCCAACCCTCAGCTGGAGCAGCAGTACTACCAGAGGAAACACACTCTTCCTCCAACAG AGAGAAGTGATGAGGATCTACCGAGCACTCCATCACAACAGAGTCCTGAGTCACATGTCAACGGAGTGGACCTGGACCCTGCTGTTATGTCAATGGCAGAGATTGCATCTTGTAGTTATGAGGCTAG ACAGGCGGGCGTGAAGAACGGGATGTTTTTCGGCAAAGCAAAAAAGTTGTGCCCCTCGCTCCAGTCCGTCCCGTATGATTTTGAGGCTTATAAAGAGGTGGCTCTCAGCATGTATGAGACTCTGGCTAG TTACACCCATGACATTGAGGCTCTGAGCTGCGATGAGGTGTTGATAGACGGCTCTGCTCTGCTGACTGAGTTGGGCATCAACGCGGATGATCTTGCTGAAGCTATTCGAGCAGACATCAAGGAGAAGTCAGGGTGCTGCGCCTCAGTGGGCATGG GCTCCAACATCCTGTTGGCTCGGCTGGCGACGCGAAGGGCCAAGCCGGACGGGCAGTACTTCTTAAAGTCTGAAGAAGTGGATGATTTTATCAGGGACCTGCCAGTAACCAGCTTACCAG GTGTTGGGCCTGTTATGGGCAGGAAGTTGGCTGCTATGTCTGTGAGGTCATGTGGGGACCTCCAGcagctgtctctgtctcagctgCAGAAGAAGTTTGGACCCCGGACCGGACAGACTCTGTTCCGTTTCAGCAGAGGCCTGGATGATCGGCCCGTCCGCtatgaaaaggaaagaaagtctgtCTCGGCGGAGATGAACTACAACATTCGCTTTACAAGG ATTGATGAGGCGGAGAGTTTCCTGAATAACTTGTCCATGGAGGTTCAAAGACGTTTACAAGAAGCAGGGCTGCGGGGTCGCAGAGTTACGCTCAAGGTCATGGTTCGCAAGGTTGGAGCTCCGCTGGAGTCGGCTAAATATGGGGGTCATGGCATCTGTGATAACCTGGCCAG GACTGTGATGCTCCCTCAATGCACCGACAGTGGTCAGCTGATCGCCACTGCAGTCATGAAGCTGTTCCACGCCATGAAGCTGCAGGTTCAGGACCTGAGAGGAGTCGGCATCCAGGTCCAGCTCCTTGAGGGACATCACTCTGGCCCTCAGGACTCCACATGCCAGGGGACACGCTCCATCAAAGAGCTGTTGCTCGGTCAAGGAAGTGCCAAAACCCACAACAGAGGTTCGTCTCGGGTTGTAGGTGCTGCAGAGAACGGCACGCATCAGGAAAAGACTCAGACAGCAGCCTCATCATCTGACCCCACTACACATCCTTTGTCTCCTCCTGAGCCGGTCCCAGGGACAAGCAAAGACCAGCAGGCACGAACTCCGAAGAATCCTCGAGCACGTCTCAACTTCAGTATCGAAATCCCCTCCCCTTCACAG GTGGACCGTTCTGTGTTGGAGGCCCTGCCTGCAGACCTGAGGGAGCAAGTGGAGCAGTCGTGGGGTCATCGGGACAGGAGACCAAACAATCATCGTTCACCGAGTCCACAGatgcctgctcctcctcctcctcctcctcagtcagcCTCTCTGAAGACATGTCCGACCtcacctcctcgtcctcctgcctCTGGACCTGCACTGAACGCTCCACCCTTCGGAACCTTGGTTCTGCAGATTCCAAACCAGCCCGACACTCCGGGAATTGTACTGGAACTACCACACTTCTCACAG gttgatccagatgttttcgCTGCCCTTCCCAAAGAGCTTCAGGATGAACTGAAGTCTGCCTATAACCGCATAACTGTCCAACCTCAGACAAAAATGT TAGAGCAGAAGAACCCACTGATGCAGCTCAAACAGTCCGGAGCAGGGACCGGCGTCGGTCGCATGAAGCGACGCTACAAGAGAAAGAATGCAGCGAGTCCGGTTAAAAAAGGACCTTCTCCTACGAAGAGGCGTCACACAACAAACAGCCCTGCTAAAACCCTGCCACCTCTTACCACATCACGGGGATCAAACATGGTAAAG ACTGAAAATGTTCCCTCGGCATCCCCCTCAAAACCAGACATCCCAGAGTCTCTGACCAAATTCATCCCTCGTCCTTCTCCTGCATTGGCTGGAGCCTGTGACCTGACGGATATTAAAACCCTCCTACGGGAATGGGTCACCTCCATAACAG AACCCATGGAGGAGGACATCCTGCAGGTGGTGAAATACTGCACTGATCTGATCGAGGACAAAGATCTGGAGATGCTGGATTTGGTTATGAAATATATGAAAAG ACTCATGCAGCAGTCGGTGGAGTCCGTCTGGTGTATGGCTTTTGACTTTATCCTGGACAACGTGCAGGTGGTTGTGCAACAGGCCTACGGTAGCACCCTGAAGATGGCATGA
- the rev1 gene encoding DNA repair protein REV1 isoform X2 — MSRDVWIKKKAKASDDSGWAEMGGYMAAKVSKLEEQFKLDAPREKQKQGICSNIFSGVAIYVNGYTDPSADELRRLMMLHGGQFHVYYSRSKITHIIATNLPNSKIQELKGEKIIRPQWITDSVKAGHLLPYLQYQLYTKHKGPLFPGMPLRQISEIAGPSNGPLQPSVKPKLHLQQHSVQHSAPKHDHPSSSHQNEANPTPSHSQPQSLQRSSAAFVMSPQPSHLASSHLNIDPSHRDPLPAHSMLNPSSTKPPQSPLQTPHRRLSNQRAGQQQPQSNTCQSGCKEVELKVNGSLQTSADVIMSHSKMNKMQQCGKDLYPQAVKQVPLTNGHVHHVNGALKPEDLSPVSDDPSVDEELPDYRVQSPDIKPQNRPVQCQAIPDPYEFPHSPPKQSDQWPVCLEESGSQAANEQRHKPPPPSYQEAIKATESHLIPKQLQPSLQVDSPPEKTHLSSASQSLSHSHVRLNGSHHTAFSSDPTSFNTTITDKPPSSSSSAGKSSAQLQTKTNDLISEFYSHSRLHQISTWRTGFSEYVNDLHSKRKAAGGASFPGKERLRKCVALRSSDSQGTSAATNVKSCILHVDMDCFFVSVGIRHRPDLKGKPVAVTSNRGQARVPLRPGANPQLEQQYYQRKHTLPPTERSDEDLPSTPSQQSPESHVNGVDLDPAVMSMAEIASCSYEARQAGVKNGMFFGKAKKLCPSLQSVPYDFEAYKEVALSMYETLASYTHDIEALSCDEVLIDGSALLTELGINADDLAEAIRADIKEKSGCCASVGMGSNILLARLATRRAKPDGQYFLKSEEVDDFIRDLPVTSLPGVGPVMGRKLAAMSVRSCGDLQQLSLSQLQKKFGPRTGQTLFRFSRGLDDRPVRYEKERKSVSAEMNYNIRFTRIDEAESFLNNLSMEVQRRLQEAGLRGRRVTLKVMVRKVGAPLESAKYGGHGICDNLARTVMLPQCTDSGQLIATAVMKLFHAMKLQVQDLRGVGIQVQLLEGHHSGPQDSTCQGTRSIKELLLGQGSAKTHNRGSSRVVGAAENGTHQEKTQTAASSSDPTTHPLSPPEPVPGTSKDQQARTPKNPRARLNFSIEIPSPSQVDRSVLEALPADLREQVEQSWGHRDRRPNNHRSPSPQMPAPPPPPPQSASLKTCPTSPPRPPASGPALNAPPFGTLVLQIPNQPDTPGIVLELPHFSQVDPDVFAALPKELQDELKSAYNRITVQPQTKMLEQKNPLMQLKQSGAGTGVGRMKRRYKRKNAASPVKKGPSPTKRRHTTNSPAKTLPPLTTSRGSNMTENVPSASPSKPDIPESLTKFIPRPSPALAGACDLTDIKTLLREWVTSITEPMEEDILQVVKYCTDLIEDKDLEMLDLVMKYMKRLMQQSVESVWCMAFDFILDNVQVVVQQAYGSTLKMA, encoded by the exons ATGAGTCGAGATGTATGGATTAAGAAGAAAGCCAAAGCCAGTGATGACAGTGGTTGGGCTGAAATG GGCGGCTACATGGCGGCCAAGGTCTCCAAGCTGGAAGAGCAGTTTAAGCTTGACGCCCCCAGGGAAAAACAGAAGCAAGGCATATGCTCCAACATCTTCAGCGGAGTGGCCATTTATGTCAATGGCTACACAG ATCCAAGTGCGGATGAGCTGCGGAGACTGATGATGCTGCACGGAGGCCAGTTCCACGTCTACTACTCGCGCTCCAAGATCACACACATCATCGCCACCAACTTGCCCAACAGTAAAATCCAGGAGCTCAAAGGGGAGAAGATCATCAGACCGCAGTGGATCACAGACAG TGTGAAGGCTGGGCATCTCCTGCCATACCTGCAGTACCAGCTGTACACCAAACACAAAGGGCCGCTCTTCCCTGGCATGCCGCTGCGCCAGATCTCCGAGATCGCAGGACCGAGCAACGGGCCGCTGCAGCCCAGCGTCAAACCGaagctccacctgcagcagcacagcgTACAACACTCTGCGCCCAAACATGACCACCCGTCATCCAGCCACCAGAATGAAGCCAACCCAACACCCAGCCACAGCCAACCTCAGTCCCTCCAGCGCAGCTCTGCAGCTTTCGTCATGAGCCCCCAGCCAAGTCACTTAGCTTCCAGTCACCTCAATATAGACCCCAGTCACAGAGACCCTTTACCCGCCCACTCAATGTTAAACCCAAGCAGCACAAAGCCCCCACAGTCTCCTCTTCAGACACCTCACCGTCGTCTCAGCAATCAGAGAGCCGGCCAACAGCAACCTCAGAGCAACACCTGCCAGAGCGGCTGCAAGGAAGTGGAATTAAAAGT AAATGGATCCTTGCAGACCTCAGCTGACGTGATAATGAGCCATTCCAAAATGAACAAAATGCAACAGTGTGGCAAAGATCTTTACCCACAGGCGGTAAAGCAAGTGCCCCTGACCAATGGACACGTTCATCATGTTAATGGTGCCTTAAAACCAGAGGACCTGTCTCCTGTTTCAGACGACCCCTCTGTCGACGAGGAACTGCCTGACTACAGAGTCCAGAGTCCGGATATTAAACCTCAGAATCGTCCGGTGCAGTGTCAGGCCATACCCGACCCGTATGAGTTTCCCCACAGTCCTCCGAAGCAATCTGACCAGTGGCCTGTCTGTTTGGAGGAGTCCGGCTCTCAAGCAGCCAACGAGCAGAGACATAAACCACCGCCACCCTCCTACCAGGAGGCTATCAAAGCCACCGAAAGCCACCTAATCCCAAAACAGCTTCAGCCATCCCTCCAGGTGGATTCACCCCCTGAAAAGACTCATCTATCCTCCGCATCGCAATCTCTTTCACATTCCCATGTTCGACTGAACGGAAGTCACCACACTGCCTTTTCATCAGATCCTACATCGTTCAATACAACCATCACTGACAAGCCGCCATCATCATCCTCGTCGGCGGGCAAGTCTTCAGCTCAGCTGCAGACAAAGACGAATGATTTGATCTCCGAGTTCTACTCTCACTCACGTTTACACCAGATCTCCACGTGGAGGACCGGCTTCTCTGAGTATGTCAATGACCTGCACAGCAAACGGAAAGCAGCAGGGGGCGCCTCCTTTCCAGGGAAAGAGCGACTAAGGAAATGTGTGGCACTGCGCTCTTCAGACAGTCAAG gtacaTCAGCAGCCACAAATGTTAAATCTTGTATCCTTCACGTGGACATGgattgtttctttgtgtctgtggggATCCGACATCGACCGGACCTCAAAG GAAAGCCTGTCGCTGTGACCAGTAACCGTGGACAGGCCAGAGTGCCCCTTAGACCAGGGGCCAACCCTCAGCTGGAGCAGCAGTACTACCAGAGGAAACACACTCTTCCTCCAACAG AGAGAAGTGATGAGGATCTACCGAGCACTCCATCACAACAGAGTCCTGAGTCACATGTCAACGGAGTGGACCTGGACCCTGCTGTTATGTCAATGGCAGAGATTGCATCTTGTAGTTATGAGGCTAG ACAGGCGGGCGTGAAGAACGGGATGTTTTTCGGCAAAGCAAAAAAGTTGTGCCCCTCGCTCCAGTCCGTCCCGTATGATTTTGAGGCTTATAAAGAGGTGGCTCTCAGCATGTATGAGACTCTGGCTAG TTACACCCATGACATTGAGGCTCTGAGCTGCGATGAGGTGTTGATAGACGGCTCTGCTCTGCTGACTGAGTTGGGCATCAACGCGGATGATCTTGCTGAAGCTATTCGAGCAGACATCAAGGAGAAGTCAGGGTGCTGCGCCTCAGTGGGCATGG GCTCCAACATCCTGTTGGCTCGGCTGGCGACGCGAAGGGCCAAGCCGGACGGGCAGTACTTCTTAAAGTCTGAAGAAGTGGATGATTTTATCAGGGACCTGCCAGTAACCAGCTTACCAG GTGTTGGGCCTGTTATGGGCAGGAAGTTGGCTGCTATGTCTGTGAGGTCATGTGGGGACCTCCAGcagctgtctctgtctcagctgCAGAAGAAGTTTGGACCCCGGACCGGACAGACTCTGTTCCGTTTCAGCAGAGGCCTGGATGATCGGCCCGTCCGCtatgaaaaggaaagaaagtctgtCTCGGCGGAGATGAACTACAACATTCGCTTTACAAGG ATTGATGAGGCGGAGAGTTTCCTGAATAACTTGTCCATGGAGGTTCAAAGACGTTTACAAGAAGCAGGGCTGCGGGGTCGCAGAGTTACGCTCAAGGTCATGGTTCGCAAGGTTGGAGCTCCGCTGGAGTCGGCTAAATATGGGGGTCATGGCATCTGTGATAACCTGGCCAG GACTGTGATGCTCCCTCAATGCACCGACAGTGGTCAGCTGATCGCCACTGCAGTCATGAAGCTGTTCCACGCCATGAAGCTGCAGGTTCAGGACCTGAGAGGAGTCGGCATCCAGGTCCAGCTCCTTGAGGGACATCACTCTGGCCCTCAGGACTCCACATGCCAGGGGACACGCTCCATCAAAGAGCTGTTGCTCGGTCAAGGAAGTGCCAAAACCCACAACAGAGGTTCGTCTCGGGTTGTAGGTGCTGCAGAGAACGGCACGCATCAGGAAAAGACTCAGACAGCAGCCTCATCATCTGACCCCACTACACATCCTTTGTCTCCTCCTGAGCCGGTCCCAGGGACAAGCAAAGACCAGCAGGCACGAACTCCGAAGAATCCTCGAGCACGTCTCAACTTCAGTATCGAAATCCCCTCCCCTTCACAG GTGGACCGTTCTGTGTTGGAGGCCCTGCCTGCAGACCTGAGGGAGCAAGTGGAGCAGTCGTGGGGTCATCGGGACAGGAGACCAAACAATCATCGTTCACCGAGTCCACAGatgcctgctcctcctcctcctcctcctcagtcagcCTCTCTGAAGACATGTCCGACCtcacctcctcgtcctcctgcctCTGGACCTGCACTGAACGCTCCACCCTTCGGAACCTTGGTTCTGCAGATTCCAAACCAGCCCGACACTCCGGGAATTGTACTGGAACTACCACACTTCTCACAG gttgatccagatgttttcgCTGCCCTTCCCAAAGAGCTTCAGGATGAACTGAAGTCTGCCTATAACCGCATAACTGTCCAACCTCAGACAAAAATGT TAGAGCAGAAGAACCCACTGATGCAGCTCAAACAGTCCGGAGCAGGGACCGGCGTCGGTCGCATGAAGCGACGCTACAAGAGAAAGAATGCAGCGAGTCCGGTTAAAAAAGGACCTTCTCCTACGAAGAGGCGTCACACAACAAACAGCCCTGCTAAAACCCTGCCACCTCTTACCACATCACGGGGATCAAACATG ACTGAAAATGTTCCCTCGGCATCCCCCTCAAAACCAGACATCCCAGAGTCTCTGACCAAATTCATCCCTCGTCCTTCTCCTGCATTGGCTGGAGCCTGTGACCTGACGGATATTAAAACCCTCCTACGGGAATGGGTCACCTCCATAACAG AACCCATGGAGGAGGACATCCTGCAGGTGGTGAAATACTGCACTGATCTGATCGAGGACAAAGATCTGGAGATGCTGGATTTGGTTATGAAATATATGAAAAG ACTCATGCAGCAGTCGGTGGAGTCCGTCTGGTGTATGGCTTTTGACTTTATCCTGGACAACGTGCAGGTGGTTGTGCAACAGGCCTACGGTAGCACCCTGAAGATGGCATGA